CGCCAGGAGCTTGAGACCAAGAAGCAGCTGGAAGAACTGGCCCCACTGAGAACTGAATATATCCGCGTTCGTTACGCCAACGCGGCAGAATTGTTTGAGCTCTTCAAAGGGCGTAGAGATAGCGGCAATAATGGGCGTGATTTTGGTGGTTTTACCAACGATGATCGGAATTCAACAGGCTCTTTGTTGTCGGAGCGGGGTCGGGCAATTGTCGATGAGCGCACAAACTCTATTATATTGACCGACACCGAAGAAAAAATTTCTGAATTCAAACGCGTAATTGCAGAAATTGACATTCCAATTCGTCAGGTTCTGATCGAAGCCAGGATCGTGATTGCCAATTCGGATTTCCGCGAAGAAATTGGTGTTCGCTGGGGTGGTCTCAAATTTGGAGCCGCAGGTGACGGGCAGTCACGCTTGACTGGTGAGCTCGAAACGCTGGATTACGATGAAGATGAAAACGGAAGGATCGAGTTTGACCTATCTCGCTCGATGATGGTCGATCTGGGTGTGCAAAATCCAGCCGGCGCTATCACTGCAGCCTTCGTTGATGACAATACTTATCTCGCGCTGGAGTTGTCCGCTCTGGAAGATTCAGGTCACGCTGAGGTAGTGTCCCAACCAAAAGTGATTACCGGTGACAAACAGAAAGCGACGATCTTGTCGGGTACTGAAATCCCCTATCAGGAAGCGTCATCATCTGGTGCGACGACGACTGCTTTTAAGGAAGCTGTGCTGAAACTGGACGTGACACCCCAGATCACACCGGATAACCGCATTATTATGGAACTGGCTATTCACAAAGATAACGTGGGTGAAATCACCCCGACTGGTATCCCGTCAATTGATGTGACCCAATTGGAAACCAAGGTGCTGGCTGCAGACGGTGAAACCATTGTGCTGGGCGGCATATTTGAAACTGAACAGATCAAGGGCGAAACCAAGGTGCCGTTCCTGGGTGATATTCCCTACCTTGGCCGCGCTTTCCGCCAGGACGTGACACGCGACAGCAAAACCGAGTTGCTGATCTTCATTACGCCGAGAATTATGTCTGACAGTTTCACTCAATGAGTCGTCCCGTTTTTCTTGTCGGCCCCATGGGGGCCGGCAAGACCACTATAGGTAAGCTTCTCGCCCAGCAACTGGGTTATCCCTTCAAAGACACTGACCGAGAAATCGAAGATCGCACAGGTGCCGATATCCCATGGATATTTGACGTTGAAGGCGAGGCGGGGTTTCGCGATCGGGAAGTGGCGATTCTGGCTGATATTGCAACGCAGGGACAGCAGGTGATTGCCACCGGCGGCGGCATTATTATGCGTGAGGAAAATCGCGAGTGTCTGAAAGTCTCGGGCATTGTATTTTTCCTTACCGCGTCGATAGAGCAGCTGCTTGAACGAACAGCCAAGGACAAGCGGCGCCCCCTGCTCCAGGTGGCAGATCCGGAAGCACGTATCCGGGAATTGATCGCACTGCGAGAGCCCTTGTACCGAGAAGTGGCGACCCATGTGATCGATACCAATCGCAGGCCGCCGCGGCAAGTCGCGCAAGAAATGGCTGAATTGGTGCGTAATAGCTGATTTTTGTGGCGTAAATCTGCTATCTTTCCGGCCCGAACAACAAACGGTGCGGAGCGGCTATGCAGCAGTTAACGGTAGACCTGGGCGATCGAAGCTATCCGATCTTTATTGGTGAAGGCTGCCTGGACGCCACTCCGTCCTATCTTCCCTACATAGCCGGCGAGCAGGTATGCATTGTGACCAATGATACCCTGGCGCCGCTTTACCTATCCCGCGTACAAAAGGTGCTCGAAGGCAAGAAGGTTACGGCTGTAATTCTGCCTGATGGTGAAGCTCACAAGCATTTCGGCACGCTGAATCTGATTTTCGATCATTTACTGGCAAAGAAGCACAATCGCAAAACCACCCTGATTGCCTTGGGTGGTGGTGTTATTGGCGACATGACCGGTTTCGCCGCCGCGTGTTATCAACGCGGCGTGGATTTTATTCAGGTGCCCACCACATTGCTGTCGCAGGTGGATTCATCGGTAGGTGGCAAAACCGGTATCAATCATCCGCTTGGCAAGAATATGATTGGCGCCTTTTACCAGCCCAAAGCCGTGGTTATTGATACCCAGGTGCTTTCAACTTTGCCCGCGCGCGAAATCTCCGCCGGCATGGCAGAGGTCATTAAATACGGCTTGCTGGGCGATGCGCCTTTTATCGATTGGCTCGAGTCCAACATGGCTGCGTTAATGGCCCTTGAACCATCGGCTTTGGCCTATGCGATTTACCGCTCCTGTGAGAATAAGGCCAGGATCGTCGCACAGGATGAGCGGGAAGGCGATGTGCGCGCTCTGCTGAATCTGGGGCACACCTTTGGTCATGCCATTGAAACGCAGATGGGTTACGGTCAATGGTTGCATGGCGAGGCTGTGGGCGCGGGTATGGCAATTGCGGCTGAAGTATCGCACCGGTCGGGCTGGATTTCCGACACTGACTTAGCTCGTGTCCACAGGCTGTTAGCTGCGGCGTCACTGCCTACTGCCGCACCAGCCAGTATGACCGTCGATCAGTTTCTGGAGCATATGGCGGTTGATAAAAAAGTGTTGGATGGCCGCTTGCGCTTTGTTCTGCTCCGCCGTTTGGGGCAAGCGTTCACTACCAGTGACGTGCCCGTAGCATTGGTGCAGGACGTGCTGGTAAAGTCGATTGCCAAGGGGCTTGTTGGTCCCGGTTAAAGGCGGTAGTCTGATCTAAACCGCTACAGGGATGCGCAACATGGGGGAAGGGGTAGACAGGGGCTTTGCTCGCGAGCCGACCATCGGAGCTCCGGTGTTGCCGGATTATGAGGACCGTTTTGGCCTCAGCGGTTTGCCATTCAGTGATCAGGTCAATCGGTTTTATCCGGGGCATGGTCGACAGAATCTCAAGGATCAACTCCTTCATTTACTCCATTTTTCTGATGCCCCTACCTTGGCCACCGGTCCGATCGGGTGTGGTAAAACGTCTCTCATTACTACCTTGGCCACTGACCTGGCCGGCGAAGATCACTGCTTCGTACCGTCGGTATCCTGTTACACCAGCGCTTCCGGTTTATTATTCCAGCTGGCGCAGCACATTGGATTGGCTGTTGATAAAGCCATGCCTTTACCTGTGCTGTGGACCAAGCTCAACGAATGGGCAGAGTTCAGCGAAGGCAATTTGCAGGTATTTATACTGCTGGACGACGCGCACGAGCTGGCGCCGGATGCTGCGCAGCAGATTATCCGTTTGGTGAGCGCAGACAGTGAGACTAACTGTTGGCACTTGCTGATGGTGGCTGACGAGGGGTGGGAGGCTCGTATCAGTCAATGGGACGCCAGTCTGTTGCAGTCTATGCAAGTGTTTAAGTTGCCTGCGATCACCGCATCATTTGTCAGCGACTATCTGGCGTTCCGCCTGTCGGAAGTTGGCTACGACGACGCGCCTTTGTTTGAAGAGAGCGAAGAAGAGCAATTGTGGCTGGATAGTGGTGGCGACTTGCATCAGCTGCACCGGTTGGCTGAGCAGCGAATGGCGGAAAAAATATCCCAGCAGGAATCCGGCACGGAGTCGGCTCTGCCGTGGCTGCACTTGGGTGCTCTGGCCCTATTGCTGTCGGTGTTGGCCGGTGCTTGGCTGTGGCAAGGCAATGCAGAAGCACCCGCGCCCGTTACTCTCACATTACCGCCAGCGGCCAATGTGGTGGAGGTTGAACCAGATCGAGCACTCGTCCACGCGGAACCAGCCGCAGTGCCCACGCCAGCTGTCGCCGCCGCTCCCGATCAGCCCTCTTTGGTGAGCTTGGCACCGGACCCGGTGCAGTCAGACACCCCGGAGCCAGCACCCGAAACTATCAGGGACCCGTTGAGTCGCACTGGCGGTATGCCGCACGCGGAACCAGCGCCGGAAGCCACCCCCGTTGCAGAAAAGGCTACACCTGCATTGTCTTCAACAGTCGAACATACCGCTGATGAGCGGGCCTTGTTGGCGTTGGCGCCGGATCGCTACGTGATACAGGTTCTGGGTGCTGCGTCTGAATCGGGCGTGGCGCAATTTGTAACGGAAAACCGCGGTCTTGGTTTACGGGTGTATCGCAGTGAGCGGGCAGGTAAGCCCTGGTTTGTGGTGGTCCAGCCAGATTTTGCCAGTCTGCCGGCCGCCCGCGCCGCAATCCAGAAATTGCCAAAAAAAATCCGCGATAGTGGTCCTTGGCCCCGCGCCGTGGCAGAGGTACAGCAGCAAATCCGGTCCGAATCCTAGCGTGCGCAATAAATATAAACTTAACCGAATTTGTTGCGTTATTTGTTGCGCAGCCTTGCTTGCGTGAACCTGCTATTGCAGGTAATATTCTGCGCCCATTTGCCCACAAAACCGCAGAAAATACTGCGCGAAGGGGACGAGTGAGGTTAGAGGAACCTTTTTTCGAAAGTTATATCCTCTTTATGTGCGGTTGCGAATAAAAAATATTGCGCAACAACTCCCCGCCGGGTGACACAGTGTGTCCCGGCACCACTGCTTTCAACGCGTGTTTCCAGCACCTGCAGGGTATACCTTGCGGTGCCAAGTGCGCCCTGAAGTTTGTGGATGGGTTGAGTGAGCCGCAGCCACTGAGACATCACGAAGTTGAAGGATTGCTTATGAGCACAGGCCTGTATCGATTAGACGAGTTCAAAGACAACTGCGGCTTTGGTCTGATCGCCCATCTGAAAGGGGAACCCAGCCATCGCCTGCTGACCACCGCCATTGAGGCCCTCACCTGTATGACCCACCGCGGTGGTATTGCAGCGGATGGCAAGACCGGTGACGGCTGCGGCTTGTTATTGCAAAAGCCCGACAGCTTCCTGCGTGCAGTGGCCGCTGAAGCCGGCTGTGCTGCGCTCACCGACGTCTATGGCGTGGGCGTGATGATGCTATCTACTGATGCGGTGGTGGCGCAATCCCAGCAGCAACAGGTGAACGAAGAGATTGAAGCGCAGGGGCTGACGGTTGCCGGCTGGCGGGCGATGCCCACGGATAATGCCTGCTTGGGCCCCATTGCACTGGAGTCGGTACCGTCCTTTTATAATGTCTTCGTGAATTGCAAAGGGCTGACCGATGAGCAGCTGAACGCCCGCCTGTTTATGGCGCGCCGTAAGGCCGAAAAGCGCCTGGCGGCCGATGCAACCTTTTACGTAGCCAGCCTGAATGCCAAAGTCATGTCTTTCAAAGGCCTGATGATGCCGGTGGACCTGCCGCGTTATTTTCTTGACCTGGCCGACCAGCGTCTCGAAACCGCCATTTGTGTATTCCACCAGCGTTTTTCCACTAACACCATGCCGCGCTGGCCATTGGCGCAGCCGTTCCGCCTGCTGGCACACAACGGCGAAATCAACACCATTACCGGCAACCGTAATTGGTCAGTGGCGCGCACGCCCAAATTCAAAACCGATTTGCTGCCCAATCTGGAAGACATCACCCCGCTGGTAAACCGCACCGGCTCAGATTCATCCAGTCTGGATAACATGCTCGAAGTGCTGTTGGCCGGGGGTATGGAATTGCACCGTGCCATCCGCATGCTGGTGCCGCCTGCCTGGCAGAACGTGGAAGACATGGACCCGGATCTGCGGGCTTTTTACGAATACAATTCCATGCACATGGAGCCCTGGGATGGTCCCGCCGGCCTAGTGATTACCGACGGCCGCTACGCCGTATGTACGCTCGACCGCAACGGTTTGCGTCCTTCCCGTTACGTGATCACCAAGGATGATTTCATCACGGTGGCGTCCGAGGTGGGTGTGCACGGCTACAAGCCTGAAGATGTGGTGGCGAAAGGCCGTTTGGGTCCGGGCCAGATGCTGTCCATTGATACCCAGGAAGGCAAACTGTATTTCAGCCACGACATCGACAAGATGCTGAAGGATGCGCAGCCCTACAAGCAATGGTTGTCCAAGCGCGCCACCCGTTTGCGCGCCGACTATAATGGCCCGGCCATTGACAACCAGTTCACCATGGACGAGTTCCTGCGTCACCAGAAGCTGTTCCAGGTGACGTTTGAAGAGCGCGATCAGGTGATCCGCCCATTGGCCGAGGGTGGTCAGGAAGCGGTTGGTTCTATGGGAGATGACACGCCAATGGCCGTGTTGTCGGAAAAACAGCGTTGCCTGTACGACTTTTTCCGTCAGCAATTTGCTCAGGTGACTAATCCACCCATCGATCCCCTGCGCGAAGCCATCGTGATGTCGCTGGAAACCTGTTTGGGTGCCGAAAAATCGGTGTTCGAACATGTTGAGGATCATGCGGACCGTTTGATTCTGTCCTCGCCGGTACTGACCTGGGCCAAGTGCGATTACATTCTGAAATTCGACAAGCCGGGCTACCGCGTCCGCAAGTTCTCTCTTTACTACGATCCAGCCGAAAAGAGCCTGCGTCAGGCCATTGTGGATCTGTGTGATGAAGTGGAAGCCGCCGTGCGTGAAGGCACGGTGATTGCCGTGCTGTCCGATCGCGATGTGGAGCCGGAAAAATTGCCAGTGCATGCCTTGCTCGCGGTGGGCGCGGTTCATGCTCGCTTGGTGGAAACCGGTTTGCGTTGTAACTCCAATATTGTGGCGGATACCGCCACTGCGCGCGACTCGCATCAGATTGCCTGTTTGATTGGTTACGGGGCAACAGCGGTACACCCCTACCTGAGCTACTCCATCATCAATCACCTGATTCAGACCGGTGAAATGCTGGACGACGCAGCCGCCGCGCAAAAGCGTTATGTGAATGCGATTTGTAAGGGCTTGCTGAAAATTTTGTCCAAGATGGGCATTTCAACCGTCGCGTCTTATCGCGGTGCGGCTCTGTTCGAAATTATCGGATTGGATGCCGACGTGGTGGCGCTGTGCTTCCCCGAAACCCCAAGCCGGATTGCTGGTGCAGGTTTTGATGATCTGCAGTCGGATTCCGCCACGGTATTGAAGTATGCCAATACCACGCGCAAACCCATCCAGCCCGGCGGCTTGTTGAAGTACATGCACGGTCAGGAATATCACGCCTTTAACCCGGATGTGGTGCAAACCCTGCAGCGTGCAGTACAAACCGGCGATTATTCTGTGTGGCGCGATTACGCGGGGCTGGTCAATCACCGGCCTACAGCGACGCTGCGCGATTTGCTGAAAATCAAAGACGGCATCACGCCGGTGCCGCTGGAAGAAGTGGAGCCGGTGGAGGCGATCGTCAAGCGCTTTGACTCCGCTGCCATGTCACTCGGTGCCCTGTCACCGGAAGCGCACGAGGCGCTTGCGGAAGCCATGAACCGGTTGGGTGGTCGTTCAAACTCCGGTGAAGGCGGTGAAGATCCCGCGCGTCACGGCACCATTAAAACCTCTAAAATCAAACAGGTGGCCTCGGGTCGCTTCGGTGTGACGCCGGAGTATCTGGTGAATGGCGAGGTGCTGCAGATTAAAGTGGCGCAAGGTGCCAAACCTGGCGAAGGGGGGCAGCTGCCCGGTGGTAAAGTGAATAAACTGATTGCCCGCCTGCGCTATTCCGTGCCGGGTGTGACGTTGATTTCGCCGCCGCCCCATCACGATATTTATTCTATCGAAGACTTGGCGCAACTGATTTTCGACCTGAAGCAGGTGAATCCGGATGCGTTGGTTTCCGTGAAGCTGGTATCGCGTCCGGGCGTGGGCACCATTGCTGCGGGTGTGGCAAAAGCTTATGCCGACCTGATCACCATTTCCGGTTACGACGGTGGTACTGCGGCGAGTCCTATCACGTCTATCCGCTACGCCGGTTCACCCTGGGAGCTGGGTCTGTCTGAAACTCATCAGATGCTGCGCGCGAACAATCTGCGCGGCAAGGTGCGGGTACAGACCGATGGCGGTCTGAAGTCCGGTCTGGATGTGGTGAAAGCGGCTATGCTCGGCGCCGAAAGCTTCGGTTTTGGTACCGCGCCTATGGTGGCGTTGGGCTGTAAGTACCTGCGCATTTGTCACCTGAACAACTGCGCCACCGGTGTGGCGACCCAGAATGACAAGCTGCGCAAAGACCACTATATCGGCACCGTGGATATGGCCATGAACTTCTTCAAGTTTATGGCGGAAGAAACCCGCGAATGGATGGCTCGACTGGGTGTGCGTAGCCTGGACGAACTGGTGGGCCGTGTGGATTTGCTGGAGCGCATTGAAGGACGCACTAAGCGTCAGGGTCAATTGGATCTGAGCCCGGTGATATACACCGATGATTTCCTGGCCAGCAAACCGCAAACCTGTCAGCAGCCGCGCAATGTGCCATTTGATGAAGGTCAGTTGGCGGAAACCATGGTGAAAACCCTGTTACCCGCCATCGAAGCAAAATCCGGTGGCGAGTTCAGTTTTACTGTGACTAACTGCGACCGTTCCATCGGCGCGCGTTTGTCCGGCGAAATTGCCAAGCGCCACGGCAACCTGGGCATGAATGACGCGCCGGTTAAACTGAATCTCACTGGTGTGGCAGGCCAAAGCTTTGGCGTGTGGAACGCCGGCGGTCTGGAGTTGTATCTGGAAGGTGATGCCAACGATTACGTAGGCAAAGGCATGGCCGGCGGCAAGATTGTGATTCGCCCGCCGAAAAATTCCGGCTTTAAATCACAGGAGACCTCAATCATCGGCAACACCTGTCTGTACGGTGCGACCGGCGGCAAACTGTTTGCATCGGGCACGGCCGGTGAGCGTTTTGCCGTGCGTAATTCCGGTGCCCATGCCGTAGTGGAAGGTGCTGGCGATCACTGCTGTGAATACATGACTGGCGGTGTGGTCACCGTGTTGGGCAAAGTGGGGGTGAACTTCGGTGCGGGTATGACCGGTGGTTTTGCCTATGTGCTCGATATGGAGCGGACTTTTTCCGATCGCTACAACCGCGAGTTGGTGGAAATCACCCGCATCAACAACGAAGAGTTGGAGCAACACCAAACGCACCTGCAACAGATTATTGAAGAGTACGTCGCTGAAACGGACAGCGAGTGGGGTCGCTATCTGCTGGAAAACCTGACCGATCTGATCGGCAAATTCTGGCTGGTAAAACCCAAAGCCGCCAACCTTGAAGGTTTGCTCAAGCAAACCGTGGCCAGCCCGCAGTAACGGTTCAGAGGAAAGATTATGTCCACACGCTTGAACAACAGTTTTCAGTTTCTCGACGTGGGTCGTGAAGATCCCAAGAAGAAGCCGTTAAAAGTCCGCAAACACCAGTTTGTGGAAATCTACGAGCCTTTCTCCGAGGAGGAAGTCAAAGAGCAGACCCACCGCTGCCTGGAATGCGGCAACCCCTATTGCGAATGGAAGTGCCCGGTGCACAATTTCATTCCCAATTGGTTGAAGCTGATCAGCGAAGGCAATATTTTTGAAGCCGCCGAGCTGAGCCACCAGACCAACTCACTGCCTGAAGTGTGTGGTCGCGTGTGCCCGCAGGATCGCTTGTGTGAAGGCGCCTGTACGCTCAACGACGGTTTTGGCGCGGTGACCATTGGCAACGCGGAGAAGTACATTACCGATACTGCGTTTGCCATGGGCTGGAAGCCGGACATGTCCAACGTAGTGTGGACCGACAAAAAAGTCGCCATCATCGGCGCCGGCCCTGCCGGTATTGGCTGTGCCGATATTCTTGTGCGCAATGGCGTAAAGCCCGTGGTGTTTGATCGCTACCCGGAAATCGGCGGTTTGCTGACGTTTGGTATTCCCGAATTCAAGCTGGAGAAATCCGTGTTGGTGCGCCGGCGCGAAATCTTCACCGAGATGGGCGTGGAATTCCGTCTCAATACTGAAGTGGGTAAAGACATCACCATGGAAGAACTGCTGCGCGATTACGATGCGGTATTCATGGGCATGGGCACCTACAAGTACATGAAAGGTGGTTTCCCCGGCGAAGATCTGCCCGGCGTGTTCGATGCTCTGCCATTCCTGGTGGCGAACGTAAACCGCAACCTGGGTTTTGAAAAAGACCCTGCCGATTTCATCAGCGTGGAAGGTAAGCGCGTGGTTGTGCTGGGTGGTGGCGACACCGCCATGGACTGTAACCGTACCTCCATCCGCCAGCAGGCGGCGAGTGTGACCTGTGCATACCGTCGCGACGAAGCCAACATGCCCGGCTCCAAGCGCGAGGTGGCCAACGCCAAGCAGGAAGGCGTGAAATTCAAGTTCAACCGCCAGCCGGTGGAAATTGTTGGCGACGGTAAAGTGGAAGGTGTGAAAGTCGTCACCACGCAACTGGGTGCGCCCGACGAAAATGGTCGCCGTCGTCCCGAGGTGGTGCCCGGTTCCGAGGAAATCATCCCGGCCGATACGGTACTGGTGGCCTTCGGTTTCCAGACCAGCCCGGCGCCCTGGTTCGAGCAGAACGGCATCAACACTAACAGTTGGGGCGGCGTAGAAGCGCCGGAGCATCAGGAATTCAAATTCCAGACCAGCAACCCCAAGGTGTTTGCCGGTGGTGACATGGTGCGTGGCTCCGATCTGGTGGTCACCGCCATCTGGGAAGGCCGCGAAGCCGCTCAGGGCATTCTGGATTACCTGGAAGTCTGATCCGCTACCCGGCCCCGACGCCGGGTGACGCCTGCCGCTCAACGGGGCGTCCTGCCCCGATTCGCTCGCGGGCATCCTTGTCCTTGCAAGCATCACCCGGCGTCGGGGGCTCCACCTCCGTGCCAGCCTCCGCTAAATCACTTTGATCCGTAGGGTGGAATAAGCAACGCGCATTCCACCGTCGCATTCCACCTTTAAGGCCATACCCACCCCACGGCGAATGACCTGCCAAGCCCTCGCTTTTCCCGTACAATGCGCCCTCCAGAATGAATGTGAATGGCCATGACCGAGTTAAAGAACGACCGCTTCCTGCGTGCGCTTTTGCGCCAACCCGTTGATGTAACCCCTGTATGGATGATGCGTCAGGCGGGTCGTTACCTGCCCGAATACCGCGCCAGCCGTGCCAAAGCCGGCGATTTCATGGGTTTGTGCACCAATCCCGAGGCCGCCTGTGAAGTGACGTTACAACCGCTGGAGCGCTACCCGCTGGATGCTGCCATTCTGTTCTCCGATATCCTGACCATACCCGATGCCATGGGCCTGGGCCTGTATTTCGAAACCGGCGAGGGGCCCCGCTTCAAAAAACCGGTGCGCACCGAGGCCGACATTCAGGCGCTGAAGGTGGTCGATCCTCACAAAGACCTGCCCTACGTGGTGAACGCGGTCAGCACTATCCGGCGCGAACTGAATGGCCGGGTACCCTTAATTGGCTTCTCCGGCAGCCCCTGGACGCTGGCTACCTACATGGTAGAGGGCGGTTCCAGCAAAGATTTCCGTCGCGCCAAGACCATGGCGTTCAATCAGCCGGCGTTGATGCATCAGCTGCTGACTGTACTG
This region of Simiduia agarivorans SA1 = DSM 21679 genomic DNA includes:
- a CDS encoding shikimate kinase; amino-acid sequence: MSRPVFLVGPMGAGKTTIGKLLAQQLGYPFKDTDREIEDRTGADIPWIFDVEGEAGFRDREVAILADIATQGQQVIATGGGIIMREENRECLKVSGIVFFLTASIEQLLERTAKDKRRPLLQVADPEARIRELIALREPLYREVATHVIDTNRRPPRQVAQEMAELVRNS
- the aroB gene encoding 3-dehydroquinate synthase, which gives rise to MQQLTVDLGDRSYPIFIGEGCLDATPSYLPYIAGEQVCIVTNDTLAPLYLSRVQKVLEGKKVTAVILPDGEAHKHFGTLNLIFDHLLAKKHNRKTTLIALGGGVIGDMTGFAAACYQRGVDFIQVPTTLLSQVDSSVGGKTGINHPLGKNMIGAFYQPKAVVIDTQVLSTLPAREISAGMAEVIKYGLLGDAPFIDWLESNMAALMALEPSALAYAIYRSCENKARIVAQDEREGDVRALLNLGHTFGHAIETQMGYGQWLHGEAVGAGMAIAAEVSHRSGWISDTDLARVHRLLAAASLPTAAPASMTVDQFLEHMAVDKKVLDGRLRFVLLRRLGQAFTTSDVPVALVQDVLVKSIAKGLVGPG
- a CDS encoding SPOR domain-containing protein, with translation MGEGVDRGFAREPTIGAPVLPDYEDRFGLSGLPFSDQVNRFYPGHGRQNLKDQLLHLLHFSDAPTLATGPIGCGKTSLITTLATDLAGEDHCFVPSVSCYTSASGLLFQLAQHIGLAVDKAMPLPVLWTKLNEWAEFSEGNLQVFILLDDAHELAPDAAQQIIRLVSADSETNCWHLLMVADEGWEARISQWDASLLQSMQVFKLPAITASFVSDYLAFRLSEVGYDDAPLFEESEEEQLWLDSGGDLHQLHRLAEQRMAEKISQQESGTESALPWLHLGALALLLSVLAGAWLWQGNAEAPAPVTLTLPPAANVVEVEPDRALVHAEPAAVPTPAVAAAPDQPSLVSLAPDPVQSDTPEPAPETIRDPLSRTGGMPHAEPAPEATPVAEKATPALSSTVEHTADERALLALAPDRYVIQVLGAASESGVAQFVTENRGLGLRVYRSERAGKPWFVVVQPDFASLPAARAAIQKLPKKIRDSGPWPRAVAEVQQQIRSES
- the gltB gene encoding glutamate synthase large subunit, with the protein product MSTGLYRLDEFKDNCGFGLIAHLKGEPSHRLLTTAIEALTCMTHRGGIAADGKTGDGCGLLLQKPDSFLRAVAAEAGCAALTDVYGVGVMMLSTDAVVAQSQQQQVNEEIEAQGLTVAGWRAMPTDNACLGPIALESVPSFYNVFVNCKGLTDEQLNARLFMARRKAEKRLAADATFYVASLNAKVMSFKGLMMPVDLPRYFLDLADQRLETAICVFHQRFSTNTMPRWPLAQPFRLLAHNGEINTITGNRNWSVARTPKFKTDLLPNLEDITPLVNRTGSDSSSLDNMLEVLLAGGMELHRAIRMLVPPAWQNVEDMDPDLRAFYEYNSMHMEPWDGPAGLVITDGRYAVCTLDRNGLRPSRYVITKDDFITVASEVGVHGYKPEDVVAKGRLGPGQMLSIDTQEGKLYFSHDIDKMLKDAQPYKQWLSKRATRLRADYNGPAIDNQFTMDEFLRHQKLFQVTFEERDQVIRPLAEGGQEAVGSMGDDTPMAVLSEKQRCLYDFFRQQFAQVTNPPIDPLREAIVMSLETCLGAEKSVFEHVEDHADRLILSSPVLTWAKCDYILKFDKPGYRVRKFSLYYDPAEKSLRQAIVDLCDEVEAAVREGTVIAVLSDRDVEPEKLPVHALLAVGAVHARLVETGLRCNSNIVADTATARDSHQIACLIGYGATAVHPYLSYSIINHLIQTGEMLDDAAAAQKRYVNAICKGLLKILSKMGISTVASYRGAALFEIIGLDADVVALCFPETPSRIAGAGFDDLQSDSATVLKYANTTRKPIQPGGLLKYMHGQEYHAFNPDVVQTLQRAVQTGDYSVWRDYAGLVNHRPTATLRDLLKIKDGITPVPLEEVEPVEAIVKRFDSAAMSLGALSPEAHEALAEAMNRLGGRSNSGEGGEDPARHGTIKTSKIKQVASGRFGVTPEYLVNGEVLQIKVAQGAKPGEGGQLPGGKVNKLIARLRYSVPGVTLISPPPHHDIYSIEDLAQLIFDLKQVNPDALVSVKLVSRPGVGTIAAGVAKAYADLITISGYDGGTAASPITSIRYAGSPWELGLSETHQMLRANNLRGKVRVQTDGGLKSGLDVVKAAMLGAESFGFGTAPMVALGCKYLRICHLNNCATGVATQNDKLRKDHYIGTVDMAMNFFKFMAEETREWMARLGVRSLDELVGRVDLLERIEGRTKRQGQLDLSPVIYTDDFLASKPQTCQQPRNVPFDEGQLAETMVKTLLPAIEAKSGGEFSFTVTNCDRSIGARLSGEIAKRHGNLGMNDAPVKLNLTGVAGQSFGVWNAGGLELYLEGDANDYVGKGMAGGKIVIRPPKNSGFKSQETSIIGNTCLYGATGGKLFASGTAGERFAVRNSGAHAVVEGAGDHCCEYMTGGVVTVLGKVGVNFGAGMTGGFAYVLDMERTFSDRYNRELVEITRINNEELEQHQTHLQQIIEEYVAETDSEWGRYLLENLTDLIGKFWLVKPKAANLEGLLKQTVASPQ
- a CDS encoding FAD-dependent oxidoreductase — translated: MSTRLNNSFQFLDVGREDPKKKPLKVRKHQFVEIYEPFSEEEVKEQTHRCLECGNPYCEWKCPVHNFIPNWLKLISEGNIFEAAELSHQTNSLPEVCGRVCPQDRLCEGACTLNDGFGAVTIGNAEKYITDTAFAMGWKPDMSNVVWTDKKVAIIGAGPAGIGCADILVRNGVKPVVFDRYPEIGGLLTFGIPEFKLEKSVLVRRREIFTEMGVEFRLNTEVGKDITMEELLRDYDAVFMGMGTYKYMKGGFPGEDLPGVFDALPFLVANVNRNLGFEKDPADFISVEGKRVVVLGGGDTAMDCNRTSIRQQAASVTCAYRRDEANMPGSKREVANAKQEGVKFKFNRQPVEIVGDGKVEGVKVVTTQLGAPDENGRRRPEVVPGSEEIIPADTVLVAFGFQTSPAPWFEQNGINTNSWGGVEAPEHQEFKFQTSNPKVFAGGDMVRGSDLVVTAIWEGREAAQGILDYLEV
- the hemE gene encoding uroporphyrinogen decarboxylase; the protein is MTELKNDRFLRALLRQPVDVTPVWMMRQAGRYLPEYRASRAKAGDFMGLCTNPEAACEVTLQPLERYPLDAAILFSDILTIPDAMGLGLYFETGEGPRFKKPVRTEADIQALKVVDPHKDLPYVVNAVSTIRRELNGRVPLIGFSGSPWTLATYMVEGGSSKDFRRAKTMAFNQPALMHQLLTVLADSVTVYLNAQIEAGAQAVQIFDTWGGALSHAAYQEFSLAYMKRIVAGLIREREGRQVPVILFTKGGGQWLELLADTGADALGLDWTTDIGQARARVGDRVALQGNMDPTMLYASPARIEAEVGSILASYGNGPGHVFNLGHGITPEVDPAHAGAFIDAVHQLSGKYHQ